A window of Theropithecus gelada isolate Dixy chromosome 14, Tgel_1.0, whole genome shotgun sequence contains these coding sequences:
- the LOC112605866 gene encoding uncharacterized protein LOC112605866 produces MPPWSRTPCCSGCEPPGVGAAFNSLPQLPGCPQLPKAQIRGAGGAGRRRSQEARPLHSLSSPSPARQRALLLGGALAARVGAGPRERPSRRHPPLQPHTRSQLAGVTQPYPHLPFLAFASVGASSHWRVPSGKEKNWEPGAERVSEVRIKSQGRQEAAATAQRGTARRDGREATGCSPASCTWLARAGAPSFPAKHVKQSSCSLTEWRFNK; encoded by the exons ATGCCGCCCTGGTCCCGGACTCCCTGCTGCTCTGGCTGCG AGCCCCCGGGTGTGGGCGCTGCCTTTAACTCCTTACCCCAGCTGCCTGGctgccctcagcttcccaaagctcaAATAAGAGGGGCCGGCGGcgcggggaggaggaggagccaggaggCTCGGCCGCTCCATTCACTAAGCAGCCCAAGTCCGGCAAGGCAGCGCGCGCTGCTCCTTGGGGGTGCCCTCGCAGCGCGGGTGGGGGCGGGTCCGAGGGAGCGTCCCTCTCGGAGACACCCTCCTCTTCAACCCCACACCCGCTCTCAGCTGGCCGGTGTGACACAACCCTACCCCCACCTCCCCTTCTTGGCCTTCGCCAGTGTGGGAGCCTCGTCTCACTGGAGAGTCCCTTCAG GCAAGGAGAAGAACTGGGAGCCCGGAGCGGAGCGTGTTTCAGAGGTGCGTATAAAATCCCAGGGGCGCCAGGAGGCAGCAGCGACGGCGCAGCGTGGGACAGCCAGGCGCGACGGGAGGGAAGCAACCGGTTGCAGTCCGGCCTCCTGTACCTGGCTGGCCCGGGCTGGGGCTCCAAGCTTTCCAGCCAAACATGTGAAGCAAAGTAGTTGTAGTTTGACAGAGTGGCGTTTCAATAAATGA